A window of the Acidobacteriota bacterium genome harbors these coding sequences:
- a CDS encoding class I SAM-dependent methyltransferase, which yields MSPSSNAGVREYWNVRIHDLEISRNAPGTREFFRDLDEYHFEKLHHLLRLVDFAGFAGRRVLDVGCGAGVDLARFARGGARATGIDLAGAAVRLAQSNVGQQHLRAAFVEGDGEQLPFAGAVFDLVYAHGVVQYTSDGRRLIEECRRVLVPGGTAIFQVYNRISWLNALSKLMNVGLEHEDAPALRKYSIGEFRAMLAGFRDVRIVEERFPVKSRLHKGWKGAIYNSAFVGTFNALPRAWVRRFGWHLLAFCTK from the coding sequence GTGTCCCCATCCTCCAACGCGGGCGTCCGCGAATATTGGAACGTCCGCATCCACGACCTCGAGATTTCCCGCAACGCGCCCGGCACACGCGAGTTCTTCCGCGACCTCGACGAGTACCATTTCGAGAAGCTGCACCACCTGCTCCGGCTGGTTGACTTCGCTGGTTTCGCCGGCCGGCGCGTGCTGGACGTCGGGTGCGGCGCGGGCGTCGATCTCGCCAGGTTCGCGCGCGGGGGCGCCCGCGCCACGGGGATCGACCTCGCGGGGGCGGCGGTCCGGCTCGCGCAGTCGAACGTCGGTCAGCAGCACCTCCGCGCTGCGTTCGTCGAAGGGGACGGCGAGCAGTTGCCGTTTGCCGGCGCCGTGTTTGACCTGGTCTACGCGCACGGCGTCGTGCAATACACGAGCGACGGCCGCCGGTTGATCGAAGAATGCCGGCGCGTGCTGGTGCCGGGCGGCACCGCGATCTTCCAGGTCTACAACCGCATCTCCTGGCTGAACGCGCTGTCCAAATTGATGAACGTCGGCCTGGAACACGAAGACGCGCCCGCGCTTCGCAAGTACTCGATAGGAGAGTTCCGGGCGATGCTGGCCGGATTCCGCGACGTGCGGATCGTCGAGGAGCGCTTTCCGGTCAAATCGCGCCTCCACAAGGGATGGAAGGGCGCGATCTACAATTCGGCATTCGTGGGGACGTTCAACGCGCTGCCGCGCGCATGGGTGCGGCGGTTTGGCTGGCACCTGCTCGCGTTCTGCACAAAATGA